The Schistocerca gregaria isolate iqSchGreg1 chromosome X, iqSchGreg1.2, whole genome shotgun sequence nucleotide sequence ATTCTCAGAACATTGAGAAAGCTAGACTATATGAAATGCAACCTTATTTATGATATATTTGCTAGAAAGGTATGAAACAAATTTCAATGATTATATGTTGGTTATCTACAAAGGAAAGTATGAAAGTAAACACATGTGTATGAAATTTGTCATTTACTAGGCCATGAAAACTGTGTTTACACAACTAACCCTGCATTTTATTAAGATATAACCACTTAAAAGCACAGGAGCAAGCAATAACAATTTGTACTTTAAGACCTGGGAGCCACATTGGTGTCATATTTTACAATGCACTGCCAACATGCTTAAAATGATTAAAGAAGGAAATGGGCTTTAGAGCAACGTTAGAAACAATCATACTTCAAAAGCATTTCTACAAAGTAAGCGAATATGTCAGTTTAGAGAAACATGCCTGGAAAGTAAGTAACACACAAAAAAAACCTGCAAAAACATTTTAAACCAAAattgattaatttatttttatatgaaaggccatttcttaaactattttttctgtatagtttccaccactgttcagacatttatcACAGAAAGAAACCGACTTTTCTGTGGGCTCTTCATAGGAAGATGCCGCCAGTGAAGACATCCACctctgaacatgtttttttttttttttttttttttttttttttttttttttttttctttcttcttatggAGTTCCTTCCCACACGTAAAACCATCAGTGTAGTGTGAACACTGAGAAAATTTTGGTATGCAATTCAAAACAAAAAGCACGGAATGATCAGACAAGGCATTGCGTTGATTAATGGCAACACATGTCCCCAGTCTTCTGGTGTCACTCAAAACCCTAGTCAACAATTCAGTTGAGAGCAGTCTGACCACCCGCCATACAGGTTCAATCTGACACCTTCTGACTACTGCTTGTTCTTGAAGCATGACTTTGAAAGGAGGCACTTTGACAGAGTTAATGATGCAAAAAACGGCATTCAACAGTTGCTGTCTTCACTCATGGCATCTTTCTATCAAGAGAGCATACAAAAGCTGCTTTCCCACTTCGAAAAATGTTTCAATAATGGTGTCAATTATacagaaaaatagtttaagaaatgttctttcttgtaaaaataaattttggtctGAAATAGATGTTTCCATGaggagtttcttcttcttcttcttcttcttcttcttctcgaaaACAGTATTTACTTTCCAGACATGCCTCATATTATGcccttgttttttgtttgttagtttcatgttccatgtaccTCTTGTGCAATAAATTGTAACAAGGGGGGAACTAGTCTCTTattcaccctccccccctcccccaaaaaagagtatagatttaagttagtAATTACTACTCATCACTTTTACATATTACAATCACAGAAAATCTTCTACAGAGTAAGCGTTACcaaagagaaactttttcaatttgttatcaaattttactctGATGTCTGCCAGACATCTTACGTCACAGGATAAGTGCTCAAAACTTTTTGGTTGCAGCACTGTGCACCCTTTCTGTAAAGgtaacattaatgtggtgtaatgaatgtatttttttctttttgcattgaattatgtacaccattgttccttttgagctgcagtggattatttacaacaaattctttgagagaataaatatactgtgaaacaatAATTGTAACGCCTactccttaaacagatgcctacaaggtgACCTTGGGTACCATAAAATATTATTCGCACAGCACATTTTTTAAGCAACGAAGTCTGCCTTTCTTAAAGACGAgttacacagaacactattctatataacattattgaatgaaaatacacaaaatataccAAATTACTGAGTAATATCTCTCCGAGATTTTCAATCATCCTAAGTTCAAATATggctgaactaaattgttttaggagttccaaaacgtgctttttcctatttaaattctcatcaatatgaaacACCTAAGATTGATGAAGTTTCCAcccatttattatttcctcactatgtgttacatttatcattgTTGCAGTACCCCTAGATGTTATGCCCTTTTAAAACTGAGGGTTTTCACAGAAAACATGTCAGTGATActgttaagaacattgtttactatcTTCTCTAGCTCTTTGTATGCTTGGATTGAATAAATTACTAGTGTTACctgcaaaaagaaataattatgCTTGGTGTATATTAGATGACTGGTCATTTACATATGCGAGGAATGATATGTGGAGGGACAAAGTACAGAGTGTGTCCTTGAGCATATTTTTAATTAGACAACAGGAGATACCATACATAGATAATTTTTTCATAGACCAAGACAAATTTAATCAAATACAAAcaattcctgttaagaatggtctgtctgatcatgatgcacaggtaATTACAGTGTGTGAGAGATCCCTACAGTAATGCAAACGAGTCCTAAAAAATAGTGTAATCAATTAACGATATAACAATTGCAATTTTAGGGAAAGACTGCAACAGTTACATTAGGATGTGGTGTACggtgaacatgatgctaatttaaaatttaatcaatttcatgatacctttgtgagtatattcgaaaacagtttccctacgaaaacagtgaaacataattgtaagaaaccatctaaaaagccatgacttactaaagggataaaaatatcttataAACAGAAAAGGGATATATATCTTATGACTAGAAGgagttataaaaactactgtgctgtataaacaaaagttattaaaaagtccagaagtatgtgcattacttctgacattagtgcctctgataataaaattaaatcaatttggaatattgttaaaatggAAACtgggcaaccgagagcacaggaagactgcatTTCTATTAaattcaatgaaaagtttgttaacaaagatggtggtggtggtggtggtggtggttagtgtttaacgtcccgtcgacaacgaggtcattagagacagagcagaagctcgggttagggaaggattgggaaggaaatcggccgtgccctttcaaaggaaccatcccggcatttgtctgaaacgatttagggaaatcacggaaaacctaaatcgggatggccggagacgggattgaaccgtcgtcctcccgaatgcgagtccagtgtgataaccactgcgccacctcgctcggcgatgTTAACAAAGAGTCAGGAgttgaaaatatttgtaataattttttgaaGTGCTGCAGAGACAATCGGATCCagatattcattagaaaatgcaatgttgtatatggaagaggcaatagcCATGCAAATTGATACAACTGaatttcaacccacctctcctactgaaattaggaaaataataaattcgctCAAAAATAAAAGAtcgcatggaattgatggcatttccacaaCAGAGTACTTAAAGCATGTTCCTAAGAGATACATAAGATTCTCAGCCATATAAGTAGTAGCTAACCGAAACAGGGCATTTTCCCAGATAGATTGAAATATGCTATGGTTAAACCATTGTGTAAAAATAGGGGAtatgtctgatgctaacaactactgcacagtctcacttctgacagcctTGCCCGAAATTCTTGAAAAACTAATGTATTCAAGAATAGCTTCACACATCTGTATTAATGAagtaataacaaaacatcaatttggttttcagaaaggcttttcaatagaaaatgctttcactgatgaaatattaaatgctctgaataaatgAACATTAGCCGTTGGGATATTGtgtgatctctcaaagacttttgactgtaagaatcatgaaattcttctatatgagcttaagtattgtggtatgagtgggacagtgcacaaattgtttaattcacatttaactggaagagtgcaTAAGGTTGAAATCAACAGTACAGACAGTCTGCAAAAATCAGGAGAGTCCTCTAATTGGGGAGGTATCACATATGGTGTCCCACAGAGTTCAATCTTGGGTCCCTTATGAACATATGACCTTCACTATTCTGATTAAATTggactttggcacaaaaaggggtgaattatgctcccacaaaaatctttggtcatttgccagcattaaaagtctgacagatggccAACCAGCAATTAAAAACGAATTAACAGAATTTcacaatgacaactccttctactcaatagatgaatttttagtagTACGGTAACTGCAAAATTCTTGTGGTTGGTGTTAACAAATTATAGGTTTCAGATTAGTGTGGTTTTCTCACAAGTTAATATAATGAGCAAGGCAGCGCAGTGTTAAAGCACTGGACACACATTTGGAGAAATGGGGTTCGAACCCCCAACCTGCCATTTCAACTTGATTTTCCATGTTTACTACCAAGCAAGggagaatgctgggatggtttattTGAAAAGGCCATGGCCGACATTCTGCCCCACCCATGCCTAACTCAACCAAAGTTTCTATATGTTCTATACGCATATATAAATCAAACCAGTAATATATTTGACTAATCCTATACCACTGTGTTGAATGGTTAATggacaaataagtaaatgaacaaaataaaGTTTGAAAAGTCCAAACAGTACTAACAACTACAAACTGATGTAAACTGGCTGCATCAACCAAACGTGTAGTACCAGTTCTCGACTTTGACCTGTGATGTAACTATGTTGTGCTGTCATGTTGGAACAGAGTATTTGAAATGGATCATGCTTGAAGAGGGCATGTTCGAGTATGTAATGTCACTCTAGTGTGAAATGTTAATGTTTCTAACttgtttttgtgtgatgttacTGAGTAATTAGACTGTTTGACTGCCCTTTGGTAGGAATCATGTTGGCAGTGTGCATAGTGGCTTGTTAGTACACAGTTCACGAGCATGTCACTGTATGCCACAGTGGGTGACGACATGTTCACAACTATTTAACTCTTACAGCTGTTTAATTGCAAATTACGTAAACTGCCACATTTGTGTTGATGTTATGAGATTGAACAAAGCTGCAGTGTCTCGAATCTGGGATGAGCGTGTGGAATTCTCAGCGAGGCAACACTGGGGCATTCCATTTGGAGCTGTGCCCATGCACAGTTTACAATAAAATCTTCTTCCATTCCACACACCAATCCTCTCGATGATACTGAAACAGCAAACATTCTGAGGAGTATCCGACACTCTTCAGTGCTGAGGAtggcaagttttagcattttttcctGAGTTCTGGACTTACTGCCTCTGGCATAATACCTGAAGTGAGAGAACCATTTTGTGACTACAGTTACACAGAAGGAAAATTAAGAGTTTAACGATCGACTACCAGGTAGGTAGGCATAGAAGTGTATCAAATTAGGGAAGAAAATCAAATGGTTCCTTTTCGAAGTAACTCCTTCAGAATCTGTCTAACATAGTTTAGGGAAACAGGAAAAAACTTGTCTGGATGGCAGGCTGGGGATTTAAACCACCATCTTCCCATATGCGAGTCCACTGTCTTACTTAATGTTTTACTTTATTCAGCAAGACGTTGGAGCTATGCATTTCCACTACAACATTCAATACAGTGGAGCAGGACTAATTCAAAACTTGGCGGAGGACACCAGATTCATTATGTCCGTCAGTACTGGAAGCAAATGACAATGTGAATTACTATTGTGATTGTTGGTTCACTATTACAGAGGAGGAATAAAATACCTTAAGATGTTTGAATGTTTTCTCCGCACTGAAAggtatttttgtttttttgatttttttttcagttggatTCTGATTTTATCCTTGTGTAGAACATGGGAACACAATCTGTTTATAAGCATGTTCGGATTTGAAAGGTTATGGATACCACATTTATGATTAATTTATGATTGTTATTGGTGTCAAAATATTTTTCCAGTTGGATGAGTATGAAAACTTTATATGGTGTTGGACTGGTATTAATAGTTACTGTGAGCTTGTGGACTGTCGGTGTATAACAGTACAGAAAGTAATATTTACAGTCAGCAATTAGTAAATATTATTGTTGCGGTCAAAAAAGTATTACATGGCATTTGCTAACAGAAGCCATTTACATACCTAAACCACGGTGAAGGCGTAAAAACGTTCTGCTTCCTGACACGTATTTGGAATTATTCAAAAGTCCAGATGATTTTTCATAGAGTATCATAgtttttaaagaaacaaagttaCTGCTCTCTTTTTCTGCTCTAAATTGCTGtaatatttcaattttattttctacatcacttgaaacaaaactgaacacagaaccCAAAAGATGGAAGAATCTGAAAAAAATAAACATTACTTGAACTTAAAGTTAAAGCGATATCAAAAATTTGAGAGTTAGTATAGTAGAGGAAGATAAATCATTACACTACTACAGGAAATTATGTTCTCTGCATAAGGCACGTCGTAATTGGACTACTGATGTTCAGCAGATAGAGTCGGCTTTATTAAATGTACTTGTTTGCAGCACTAAAACTTTAGTCTAATGGACGTAATGTAATACGTCAATGGAAAGTAATCTTTTCTTCTCAGGTTAAAACCAAAAGGATGTTTAGGCTTACATGTTCAGGATATTTAATATAGCAACTGGTGAACTTGTTGCAAATTTTCATGAGACTTCTTACACACGTGACTAGCAACTCAAACTTTAAAGGGACAACCCATACTCATACAAATTTACGAAAAAACAACTCACTTCAGGAGCTCCTTGTAAGCAACAATATAACTGTCCATTTGAACGTCGTCATCTTCAATAAGTGAATTTTTCAAGGCATCGCGGACAATCACTAAATTGAATTTAGAATCGGCATCGCTCTTTCCTGCAGCTGCCATCGTCAATTCAAACACGAAACCGTAGGCACGGATACAATCAGCACGATAATAGAAATTTTATCTCAGTACTTCACATCTCAAGGCTACTGAATTTGAGATAAAAAGTAACCTAGCCATGCCGTAGTTTACAAACACAAGCTACTGACAAGTGACAGCTACTGACTCCGACAACGCAAAGATAATTAACTCAACACCTGCAGACATCCTGCAGAACACTACCACAtgttaaggcccgtccacacgcaacgatccgcCTGCGCAAATGTCTGCACACattacatctgcgcagacagatcgttgcatgtAGACAAAAGATTTGCACCAATCTGagttgtgtgcaaacctggaagttggaggtttgagcgaaacctctcaaatctgtggattCAAACCACATTTGTGCAGATAAGTTGGAGCCTGTGGACAGGacatcgccgcaaatctggcgcgaaacaggtGTTTGCTcaatctagtgtttgtatttgtgcgcaccggcattaaaatggctgatactcctgtgttctcgagagtttgtaagtaaattcattgaaatatatagaaaccacccatgtttgtggaagattaaaagtaaaggatATAGTGACAGCAGcacacaatgctctaattgaaaaattgcgggcagttgacgcctcggcaagcagacaaacagtaataaaaaaattaaaaaaaaagattcgttgcgaactgtttactgaaaagagttatccaaagttcagaaatatagaagatctggtgtaggagtagatcaagtataccaacgttatggtattttgatctgcttggctttcttagtgatcaagcaACGCCAAGACGAAGCAAGAgcacaattgaagatgaaattggagtgtcactgtgcgaggaaatggaacacgaggtaatgtaaaacaatatATTTCACATACGTTTATCAAAAGTTTATTCAAAAGAATATATTTGTGTGCAAACGTAATAGAAAATTAACTGctgttataaaaagaaacatgaataTACTTGTCCATGTTTTACAAAACAAAGTTTATTACGATACAAATCCATCCTGCCATGGAACAGGTCCAGCAGTACAGAAATAATGTGTATATATAAGTTTCGAAATCCATCCGCAAATAAATTCGCCAGTCGTTAGGTTTGctctgcaactctcgcagtaaatttacgtgagaaaactgctttcgctttagcagccactgtctacaccattttgacagCTTTCTctatttcctgcggttggtctgaatgttttttgcaacacaagttgcgaacaaagaccacaacagaacttcctccatttctatatttcaaaataattgaattaaatttatgacgtttacggggagcgtagtcgcttgccactgatatttcttttctacaccgacagctggcgggcgagtagtagattggggtttgcgtcgtgtgaacacaccacatttgcagggatcttttgcatgtacagacatctgcgccgatgtctgcgcagacagatcgttgcgtgtggacagggcTTTAGATAGTGACACTACTGTCTAGTCTCTTAAGCGCAACTAAAGCTCCAGCAAACCAACgaagcgaggtagtgcagtgggTAGCACATTCGACTCGgaatcggaaggacgacggttcaaacctgcgtccggccatactCACTTAAGTTTTATGTGGTTTCCCAAAATCGCtttaagcaaatgccaggatggttcctttgaaagaccacagctgatttccttccctattccgatgaaaCCAGtaaccctccctcaaatcaaccaacaaagCGAACAAGCTAGGCGGGAAACACGATTTTCAGTGAACGCCATGTGAAGTTTATAGCAGTCTACTATACTGTATAAACactgaaataatataaaaatacaatgaaattaaaagcGTTTACAAAATCGTCTTACAAATATTCGTCCTTTactggtgacagctggtaattccAAAATCATgctaaacaaagttttttttttttttttgcatatcacCGACACTCTAGAtactaaagattttttttttactgtttttcattatgactgttgtagaaaatgcaacttttaataataaaaacaaaacacacagcACTGTGCTACAGAGAACAAACCAAAAATCCAAGTTCTTCAAAAGAAATAACTTTTCCCTCTTGCTTCACAtatctcagttgttgttgttgtggtcttcagtcctgagactggtttgatgcagctctccatgctactctatcttgtgcaagcttcttcatctcccaatacctactacaacctacatccttctgaatctgcttagtgtagtcatctcttggtctccctctacgatttttaccctccacgttgccctccaatactaaattggtgatcccttgatgcctcagaccatgtcctaccaaccgatcccttcttctggtaaagttgtgccacaaacttctcttctccccaatcctattcaatacttcctcatcagttatgtgatctacccatctaatcttcagcattcttctgcagcaccacatttcgaaagcttctattctcttcttgtccaaactatttatcgtccatgtttcactgccatacatggctacactccatacaaatactttcaaaaatgacttcctgacacttaaatctatacttgatgttaacaaatttctctttttcagaagcgctttccttgccattgccagtctacattttatatcctctctacttcgaccatcatcagttattttgctccccaaatagcaaaactcctttactactgtaagtgtctcatttcctaatctaattccctcagcatcacccgacttaattcgactacattccattatcctcgttttgtttttgttgatgttcatcttatatcctcttttcaagacactatccattccgttcaactgctcttccaaggcctttgttgtctttgacagaactacgatgtcatcggcgaacctcaaagttttcatttcttctccatagattttaatacctactcccaattttacttttgtttccttcactgcttcctcaatatacagattgaataacattggggtgaggctacaaccctgtctcactcccttcccaaccactgcctccctttcatgtccctcgactctaataactgccatctggtttctgtacaaaccgtaaatagcccttcgctccctgtatttcacccttgtcaccttcagaatttgaaagagagcattccagtcaacattgtcaaaagccttctccaagtccacaaatgccagaaacgtaggtttgcccttccttattctagcttcttaggtaagtcgtaggggcagtattgcctcaagtgttccaacatttctacggaatccaaactgatcttccccgaggtcggtttctactagtttttccatttttctgtaaagaatttgcgttagtattttgcagctgtgacttattaaactgatagttcggtaattttcacatctgtcgacacctgctttctttgggtttgggattattacattcttcttgaagtctgagggtatttcgcctgtctcatacatcttgctcaccagatggtagaggttttgtcaggactggctctcccaaggccgtcagtagttccaatagaatattgtctactccgggggccttgttccgactcaggtctttcagtgctctgtcaaactcttcacgcagtatcgtatctcccattccgtcttcatctacattatcttccatttccataatattgtcctcaagtacatcgcccttgtatagaccctctatatactccttccacctttctactttcccttctttgcttagaactgggtttccatccgagctcttgatgttcatacaagtggttctcttatttccaaaggtctctttaattttcctgtaggcagtatctaccttacccctagtgagatacgcctctacatccttacatttgtcctctagccatccctgcttagccattttgcacttcctgtcgatctcatttttgagacgtctgtattcctttttgcctgcttcatttactgcatttttatattttctcctttcatcaattaaattcaatatttcctctgtttccCAAGgacttctaatagccctcgtctttttacctacttgatcctctgctgccttcactacttcatccctcaaagctacccattcttcttccaccgtgtttctttcccccattcctgtcgattgctcccttatgctctccctgaaactctgtacaacctctggttctttcagtttatcgaggtcccatctccttaaattcccacctttttgcagtttctttttttttttcaatctacaggtcataaccaatagattgtggtcagagtccacatctgcccctggaaatgtcttacaatttaaaacctggttactaaatctctgtcttaccattatataatctatctgaaacctgtcagtatctccaggcttcttccgtgtatacagccttcttttatgattcttgaaccaagtgttagctatgattaagttgtgctctgtgcaaaattctaccaggcggcttcctctttcatttctttgccccagtccatattcacctattacgtttccttctctccctttccctactaccgaattccagtcacccatgactattaaattttcgtcacccttcactatctgaataatttcttttatttgatcatatatttcttcaatttcttcgtcatctgcagagctagttggcatataaacttgtactactgtagtaggtgtgggcttcgtatctatcttggccacaataatgcgttcactatactgtttgtagtagcttacctgcattcctattttcctattcattattaaacctact carries:
- the LOC126299283 gene encoding ceramide-1-phosphate transfer protein, translated to MAAAGKSDADSKFNLVIVRDALKNSLIEDDDVQMDSYIVAYKELLKFFHLLGSVFSFVSSDVENKIEILQQFRAEKESSNFVSLKTMILYEKSSGLLNNSKYVSGSRTFLRLHRGLDFIRLFLTRVKELNDKDKTSGVCQSAYDETLGNFHPFLIRKGAKAAMYVLPTKEGLLQKVCGSKEEVEAASLVLPEMLDVMGEVHKRSNNLYDKHDLHGLP